In a genomic window of Streptomyces sp. NBC_01231:
- a CDS encoding enoyl-CoA hydratase-related protein gives MSTQPVRVVRHPDTVVELLLDDPGRGNALDLPTAEALRDAAAQVAADPGGAVLLRAAGGNFCVGGDLRAFTGLGAETASYVQAVADAAHQAVQALHELPVPVVSAVRGAAAGGGIGLALAGDIVVAARSARFRLAYTAIGLTPDCGASWILQRLLGPRRAADLILTNRVLTGEDAERWGLVSRVVEDAELDDTAYRTAADLAAGSGTALRAAKELLRAGGEASLAKHLTEEARSIATLAGGAEAQAAMTSFLAARSRGRASAERAAREEPQSVS, from the coding sequence ATGAGCACCCAGCCGGTCCGGGTCGTCCGCCACCCCGACACAGTCGTCGAGCTGTTGCTCGACGACCCGGGGCGCGGAAACGCCCTCGACCTCCCGACCGCCGAGGCCCTGCGCGACGCGGCCGCCCAAGTCGCCGCGGACCCCGGCGGCGCCGTGCTGTTGCGGGCGGCGGGCGGGAACTTCTGTGTGGGCGGTGACCTGCGCGCCTTCACCGGCCTCGGCGCGGAAACCGCCTCCTATGTCCAGGCGGTCGCCGACGCCGCGCACCAGGCCGTACAGGCCCTGCACGAGCTGCCCGTTCCCGTGGTGAGCGCCGTGCGTGGCGCGGCGGCGGGCGGCGGGATCGGGCTGGCCCTGGCGGGCGACATCGTCGTGGCGGCCCGCTCGGCGCGCTTCCGGCTGGCGTACACGGCGATCGGGCTCACCCCGGACTGCGGCGCCTCCTGGATCCTGCAGCGCCTGCTGGGCCCCCGGCGGGCGGCGGATCTGATCCTCACCAACCGGGTCCTGACCGGCGAGGACGCCGAGCGATGGGGCCTGGTGTCGCGGGTCGTGGAGGACGCCGAGCTGGACGACACCGCGTACCGGACCGCCGCCGATCTGGCCGCCGGCTCCGGCACCGCCCTACGGGCCGCCAAGGAGCTGCTGCGAGCGGGCGGCGAGGCGTCACTGGCGAAGCACCTCACCGAGGAGGCACGCTCCATCGCCACCCTGGCGGGCGGCGCGGAGGCCCAGGCCGCGATGACGTCCTTCCTCGCCGCCCGGTCCCGCGGGAGGGCGTCGGCCGAGCGCGCGGCACGCGAGGAGCCGCAAAGTGTTTCTTGA
- a CDS encoding acyl-CoA dehydrogenase family protein, translated as MPIQFEVDPSVARLAEATAEFVREVVIPAERECGGSVHDAPQALREALQKGAREAGVFAPHVPKRWGGHGLDLRGQAVVFEAAGYSVLGPLALNCASPDEGNMHLLEKVATEEQQARYLGPLAAGEYRSCFAMTEPAPGAGSDPRALRTTAVRVPGGWRIDGRKWFITGADGAHFAIVMARTDGSPGGSGGATMFLVDADNPGMRIVRNIHTLDESLFAGHSEVVFEECVVGEDQVLGQVHRGFENAQVRLGPARLTHCMRWLGAATRARDVALERAGTREAFGSLLGDLGMVQQMVADSEIDIEASRALILRTAWELDNGTASAAQFSSVSKVFVAEAVGRIVDRAVQICGALGISAEDAPLARLIREVRPFRIYDGPSETHRFAIARRAVKPYRRPRQAGPTGS; from the coding sequence GTGCCGATCCAGTTCGAAGTCGATCCGTCAGTCGCCCGGCTTGCCGAGGCCACCGCCGAGTTCGTCCGCGAGGTGGTCATCCCGGCCGAGCGTGAGTGCGGCGGGTCCGTCCACGACGCTCCGCAGGCCCTGCGTGAGGCCCTGCAGAAGGGGGCCCGTGAGGCGGGTGTGTTCGCGCCGCATGTCCCGAAGCGGTGGGGCGGACACGGGCTCGACCTGCGCGGGCAGGCGGTGGTGTTCGAAGCCGCCGGGTACTCCGTGCTCGGCCCGCTCGCGCTCAACTGCGCGTCCCCGGACGAGGGCAACATGCACCTGCTCGAGAAGGTGGCCACCGAGGAGCAGCAGGCCCGCTACCTGGGCCCCCTGGCCGCCGGCGAATACCGCTCGTGCTTCGCGATGACCGAACCGGCGCCGGGCGCCGGCTCCGATCCCCGCGCGCTGCGGACCACCGCGGTACGGGTCCCCGGCGGCTGGCGCATCGACGGGCGCAAGTGGTTCATCACCGGGGCCGACGGTGCCCACTTCGCCATCGTGATGGCCCGCACCGACGGCAGCCCCGGCGGCTCGGGCGGCGCCACCATGTTCCTCGTCGACGCCGACAACCCGGGCATGCGCATCGTCCGGAACATCCACACGCTGGACGAGAGTCTCTTCGCCGGACACAGCGAGGTCGTGTTCGAGGAGTGCGTGGTGGGCGAGGACCAGGTCCTCGGTCAGGTGCACCGCGGCTTCGAGAACGCCCAGGTCCGCCTCGGTCCCGCCCGGCTGACGCACTGCATGCGCTGGCTCGGCGCCGCGACGCGCGCCCGGGACGTCGCCCTCGAGCGTGCCGGGACCCGCGAGGCCTTCGGCTCGCTGCTGGGGGATCTCGGCATGGTGCAGCAGATGGTGGCCGACTCCGAGATCGACATCGAGGCGAGCAGGGCGCTGATCTTGCGTACCGCCTGGGAGTTGGACAACGGCACCGCGAGTGCCGCGCAGTTCTCCTCGGTGTCCAAGGTCTTCGTGGCGGAGGCGGTGGGCCGGATCGTCGACCGCGCGGTCCAGATCTGCGGTGCGCTGGGCATCTCGGCGGAGGACGCCCCACTGGCGCGCCTGATCCGGGAGGTGCGGCCGTTCCGGATCTACGACGGTCCGTCCGAGACCCATCGGTTCGCCATCGCCCGTCGCGCGGTGAAGCCGTACCGCCGACCGCGTCAGGCCGGCCCCACCGGTTCCTGA
- a CDS encoding DUF6400 family protein codes for MSSHGRVFPGEPDEPAEASRPAADRPSNLPTVELAIDLSAHELLRRAHVLDALGPDWDPLAALRGEEAAYELLYSGLSAEQQRVYDELVSAGVLPRRGDGHAAA; via the coding sequence ATGTCCTCCCACGGCCGGGTCTTTCCTGGCGAACCGGACGAACCCGCCGAGGCGAGCAGGCCTGCGGCGGACCGACCCAGCAACCTCCCCACGGTCGAGCTGGCCATCGACCTGAGCGCACACGAACTGCTCCGGCGCGCTCATGTCCTGGACGCTCTCGGCCCCGACTGGGACCCCCTCGCCGCGCTGCGCGGCGAGGAAGCCGCGTACGAGCTGCTGTATTCCGGCCTGAGCGCGGAGCAGCAGCGCGTGTACGACGAGCTGGTCTCGGCCGGTGTGCTTCCGCGGAGAGGTGACGGCCATGCTGCCGCTTGA